In Fimbriimonadaceae bacterium, the genomic window CCTCAGCAGAGGCAAACTTGACGTTTCCCCCCTTGATGCCGGCTGCTTCAAGCTTCTTCACGATTTCCGAGGGCGATGTCGTACTGCCGGCCGCCATGCCGTAAACCGCCTCGATGCCGCCCTGAAACTCCACACTGGGTTTAAGCCCGCCCAATCCAAGGAAAATGGCACCGGGGATGATCGTTGCCAGAGAAATCAAGAACCATCGCTTCGCCGTGTTCACAATCTGGAGCGGAGACTCTTCGGCCTTTTTCTCAAACCCTTCGCCAAACCAGTTGCGATCTACTGCGAAGAGGTGGGTGCTCTTGACGATTCCTGCACCCACGAGGAACACGAGAAGCGACCGCGTCACCGTTACGGCCGTGAACAGGGAAATAGCGACGCCGATGATCAGGGTTGTCGCGAAGCCCTTGACCGGTCCTGTTCCCAAATTGACGAGGACCATCGACGTGAGGATCGTACACATGTTGGAGTCCACGATCGCCGGCAAGGCGCGCCGAAATCCTAGTTCAATCGCCGCAGCTAGCGTGCGTCCGTCCCGCATTTCCTCCTTAACCCGTTCAAAGACGAGAATGTTGGCGTCGACAGCCATACCAACCGACAAGATAAAGCCGGCGATTGCCGCCAAGGAGAATGTGGCGCCGATCAGCTTGAGCACTGTGATGGTGAACAGCACGTAAAGTGCGAGCGCCACCAACGCTACCAAGCCGGGCACCAAGTAGTAAGCGATCAGGAACAGACAGATAAATCCGAAGGAAATGTAGCCCGCCAAGAGCATTTGGTTGAGGGCTGCTTTGCCGATCGTAGGATCGACGGTTTGGCTGCTGAGCTCATCAAGAGCCACCGGAAGCGAGCCTGCCTTGAGCAGATCGCACAATTCCTTCACGTAGGCGGGATTGAAGTCGCCTTCGATGAACGCATCGGTGCTGAGAACCATATTGTCCTTCAGCGGCGCAATGCTGAGGACCCGTCCATCGAGGACGAAGGCAAGGTTCTCCCTTTTGTTCATCACCTGCTGGCTCCAGGCTCGAAGTTTCTTGGCTCCGTTCGAGGAGAACTCAAAACTCGGGACCGTCAGGTTGCCCATTTGCTGCGGAAAGGCGTTCGCCAAGTCGTCTCCCTCGAGGATGAGCTGCCAGCCGGCAAGCATTTCCTTGTACTTGGCGTCTGCGGGCTTTAGTTCGATGGTCGGGTTCGCATCTTCGACGAACCGGACCTCGGCACGTCCTTCCTTATCGCCTGAGTCAGGGACGGGGCTGAATGGGCGGTAGGTGGCGAGTTCGGTGTCCACATTTCTCGCCCAGTACGCCTGGATCTTCGCGGTGCTGCTGAGCATCTCACGAGCCTTGTTGGCATCCTTGAACTCGGGAAGCTCGACGATAAAGCGGTCGCTCCCCTGTTGCTGGACATTGCCTTCCACGACACCCAAGGCTGCGCTCACGCGGTTGGTCAGGATTTGGTGAAGGTTGCTTCGAACTTCCGGCAGGCGTTGCTTCTGCTCGGCGGACAGCTCGGCCGTTCGCATTTGGTAAACGAGCCGGATGCCTCCCTGGATATCCAGGCCGCGGTTGAACTTAGTGGATTGGAAAGCCCAAATCGACAGGCCGGTTAGCGCGAGAACGACGAGGAGGAAAAAATAGCTTCGAAATTGCAAGGCCGCACAACCCCTTCCATTGAGGACAAGGATCAGAAGTTTACCGGAGAGGCCATCTATCGGGCGGGAAGAAGATTGGCCCCGGGCAGAGGGGGGACGCCTGGGGCCTAAGTAAGGAGCTATGGAGGTTGTCTAGTCTGTAGTCGACCAGTACCTGTTTTTTTGATTGCTGCTCACCATCCCACATTTCCTCCGCATGGCAACTTGCGCCGCGTCCACGGTAGGTCTTGCGTGTCAGATGAGTCTGATTTAAGGACACCCTGCTTTGCCGAATAGTTCGAGCGACAGGACTTTAGTCCTAATTTTTCTCTGAAAACAAAAATGCCCCCAGGGAAATCCCAGGGGCATGATCCGGATCGTCTTCTTAGGGCAGGGTGCCGAACCATACCGCTCGATCAACAAAGACCGAGAAGCTGCCCGACAACTGCGGCCCCGGAAATTCGATCAGGAACTGGCATTCCAGATCGTCGTTCAGGTGCGACGCGATGCTGAGGTTGAAGGCCAGGGATTGCTCCGCCGGGCCGATGCTGAATGTTCCAACCGTGTCAAACACGCCGGTGTCGTAGTTGAAGGCTTTAACCCTCGTTGAGATTCCGTTCGATGATCCTGCGATATCGAGAAGGAACTGGAACTGAGAAGTGACACCGAAGGGGAGTTTGCCCTTGAGCAGCATTCCGTTTGGTGGCTGGTTGAAGTTGATCTTCGGAATGGTGTGGGCATCAGCAGTCCGGTTATCAGGCATCGACAGGTTCGCCAGGAAGGTAGGAATCGACTGATTCGTTGCCATCGAGCGAAACTCCACGGCGTTCGGAGGGGTCTCTTCCTGTTTCGGGCGGATCCGCACGACCTTGTTGCCACTCAGCAACACCACGTACACGTAGCCATCGGGACCGATGGTGATGTCCGTGGTTACGCTGAACGAAGTACCCCACTGGTGGACATTTCGCTCAGTCGTGCTGTCGGCGACCCGGTCGGCGTTCCCACCGGTCAGCACCAAGCCGTCCCGGGTCCCATTGAGCTGGTAAAGGAACATCTGTCCCGTGTTGTTGCAGCCGACCATCATCTGGAACCGGTCAGCCGGAGTGACCTTCGGCGTGTTAAGGAATTCGCAGATCGTGACGCCGATCGGAGCCGCGTAACTGTACTCAGGGTCGCGATAGGCGCTTCCAGGCAGGACGATCAGGTCGCTGGCATTGAAGACCGTATTGCCATTTTCGCTGTACGTCATGTTTCGCGAATCTGGTCCCATGATTTTCAGCCAGCCCGAGTTCATTCCTTTCGGTGCCAGGTTGATCTCGTCCATTACGTTGGGACCATTTTCGGTGAACCACAAGCGATCGGTCAGACCGTCGAACGCCATGCCGTAGCTGTTTCGAATGCCATACGCCCATAGCCCCTTGACCTCCGGGCGGGCATCATCGATGAACGGATTGTCGGCCGGGAAGGTCCCGTCCGTGTTCAACCGGTGGATACCGCCGACACGAGCGACCGCAGTAGTGCTCGTGTTCTGCTCGAGTCGCGGGTTGCTAAAGCGCCCGCGATTGAGATCTCCCGTGATGATATAGAGCTTCTTGTCAGAACCGAACGTGATGATGCCGCCATCGTGGTTCGGGCCATTGGATTGACTGCCATCAGTTGGAAACGAAATGAGATCGAACGGCGCGATCAGGGTGTTCGTGGCGGTGTCATACACATAGCGCGTGACCTTGTTGGCCTGCCAGGCGCCGCCATCGCTGGCTGCCGCCGAATGGTACAGGTAGACAAACTGGTTTGCCGGAAAATCCGGATCGATGGCGATTCCCAGAAGACCACGTTCAGAAGATGAGTTGACCGGAAGGTCCAGGACCTCGTTCAGAAAGGTGGTGCCGCTGTAGCGCTTCACCTTGCCCGTGGCCTTCTCACAGATCAGCCACTCGGTGGCGCTGATGAACGCCATTTGGGTCGGCTGCGACAACCCCGTGGTGACATATTGGTCGACGAGGTAGCCGGAAGGGACGACTTGCGCCTTGGCGGCGACGACGAAGCTGCACAAAGCAGCCATCGAAAAGATTCGGAGTATTTTCATGACCCTCTCTATTCCTGCAAGCACAAACAAACTCAGTACGAGCCCAATTATACGACCAGGATTCCAACGGTCTAGTTCAGAGGAAGGTCAGGCAAATGGTGTTACACAACCGAAATTCTGGTCACGCCTGCTTCATCAATGGCTGTTACTTGAACCCGACCTCCCGCTGAAACCAGGTAGAACCCTCGGTATGGCACTCTCCGTTGGTTCTCCTGCCCCCGATTTCACTTTGCGTACGATGGGTTCCGATGGTCCCGCTGATTTCAACTTTAGCCAGTATCGAGGCGGTTCTCCCGTTGTTCTGCTATTTTTCCCAGGCGCCTTTACCGGTGGATGCACAAGTGAGGCGTGCGAGGCAAGAGACAACCTCAATTCGATCGCGGCTATGGGTGCGAAAGTAGTGGGAGTGAGTGTTGACAGCATCTTTGCTCAAGCAGCTTGGGCCAAGGAGAACGGGCTGAAGTTCCCCCTGGCTTCGGACTATCGCCGCGAAGTCGTCGACGCCTACGGGGTGCTCCTTCCCAACTTCGTAGGGATGGGACCATCTTCCGAACGTGCCGTCTTCGTCATTGACGGTTCCGGGGTCATTCGATACGTTGAAGTCGCCCCCACTCCTGGAGACAAGGTCAACCTTGCCGCGGCCAAAGAGGCGGTGGCATCGCTCGGCTCCGTTGCCAATTCGTAAAAACTATGCTTACCGCCGCCCTGTTTGCCGCTGCTCTCGCCGCTCCCCAGCAATGGGTCGATCTCTTCGATGGCAAGACTCTCAAAGGATGGAAGGTCATCAACGGGTTTGCCAAATTCACCGTCGAAGACGGGCTCATCGTCGGAAGATCCGCCAAGGGCTCGCCGAACAGCTTCCTTTGCACCGAAAAGCTGTATTCCGACTTCGAACTCGAGGTCGAGGTTAAGGTAGACGACACCGCGAATTCGGGCATCCAGTTTCGAACCAATAGCGTCCCCGGCTATAACAACGGCCGCGTTCACGGTTATCAGTGCGAGGTCGATCCCTCCTCTGACCGCTCCTGGAGCGGCGGCATTTATGAGGAGGGCCGACGGGGCTGGCTCAAGGATCTGAGTCAAAACGAAGCTGCCCGTAAAGCCTTCAAGCGCGGCGATTGGAACACCTTCCGCGTCGTCGCCAAGGGGGATCGGCTGCAAACGTGGGTCAATGGGGTTCCCGCAGCCGATCTCAGGGACGACCTAACAAGGACGGGATTCATCGGCCTTCAGGTCCACAGCTCCGAAGCGGATCCTCCGCTTGAGTTTCGGTGGCGCAAGGTGCGCATCAAGGACCTTGGAAACCCCTGGTCTCAGCCGGAGAAAGGCGGTAAGTGGCTGCTTCGGAGCAAGAACGACGTCAAGAACTGGACCCATGAGCGCGATCCTGGCGGCCCCGTTCAATGGAGCTGGTTTGGCGAGGGTCTGGAAGTTGCCGGCAATGGCGGGGACCTGATAACCAAGGATGCCTTCAACAACGTTCGGGCCCATATCGAGTTTTGCGTCGATGACAACGGCCAAGAAGGTCAGGCAAACGGAAATAGCGGCGTGTATTTCCAGCAGAGCTACGAGATCCAGGTCTTGAACTCAGCGGGCCGAGGACCGCTCCACAACGAATGCGGCGGAATCTACGGAATCAAGGCTCCCGACCAGGCGATGGCCCTCCCGGCTGGCCAATGGCAAACCTATGACATTTGGTTCACGGCTGCCAAGTGGGATGGCGACAAGAAGGTCAGCAGCGCGAGGATGACTGCCTATCACAACGGCACGCTAATCCACCGCAATGTGGAGATTCCCACCGCTACCGCCGCCGGAAAGCCAGAGCTGAAGGGCGAACGCCCTATTCGGCTGCAGGATCACGGCAATAAGATCAGGTATCGGAATATCTGGGTCGCTCGGCTCCAATAAGCGGCGCATAATGGAGCTATGACCACGGCCACGCTATCGCCGAAGATGCGGGAGCTTATCGGGCGCCTCGACACCGCCGTTGAGGAAGTCGAAGTGAAGGGATGCTGCATGAGCGTTAAGCAGGCCCTGGAAGAAATCGTCCAGAGCGGCGAGGACTTCGTCGATCGAAACTTCCTCCAGCCCGCTCAAGATCGCTACGCGCGCCGGTTGATTCATCTCGATCCCGACAATAAGTACTCCCTGATGGCCATGGTCTGGGGCAAAGGGCAGGGAACCGCGATCCACGATCACGCCCATATGTGGTGCGTCGAATGCGTATACCGTGGCCGCATCAAGGTCGTGAGCTTCGACCTGCGCACCCCAGAGGACGCGGAGCTCTTACAGTTCGAACAGCAGCAGACCATCTTCGCCGGGCCTGGCGAGGCGGGCGCACTGATACCGCCGTTCGAATATCATACGATCGAAAACCCCGATGACACGCCGGCGGTGACCCTCCATGTCTACGGTGGCGAGATGAAGTGGTGTCACGTTTTCCTTCCGACTGAGGGCGGCTATCGGCGCGAATACCGGGAACTCAGCTACACGGATTGATGCCCGGGCGGCTTGTTCCGGGACTAATCGCCTGCGTCGTCTTGGCCGCTCTCGCCATGTTTTTGGGCGGTACCGCCTTTGCCAAAGACACGCTCCACGCCGGCGAACTGCTGATCGTCATCGTTCTCGGCATGCTGGCTCGCTCGACATTGCCGCTGCCACAGAGCTGGGCTCCGGGCTTGGTGGTGGCGAGAGGAGCGGTTCTCCGATGGGCAGTGGCTGGGCTGGGGTTCAAACTGAGCCTGTCAGAACTGGCGAAGATCGGCGGGCCCTCTCTCGCGGTTATTCTGGTTTCGACGACCGTTGCGATCGCGGGCGGATACTGGATCGCCAAGCGACTCGGTGTCAACCATCAGCTGGCGGTTCTTCTCGGCATTGGGGGAGGGATCTGTGGAGCCTCAGCGATTGTCGCGGCAGATTCCGTTTTGAAGTCGGAGAAGGGGCACGTCCCTTGTGGATTGGGGATTATCACGCTGTGGGGCACGGTTGGCATTCTCGCCTATCCGTGGCTTGGCGAACTGCTCAACCTCAATAGCTTTGCCTATGGCATCTGGAATGGGGCGAGCCTCCACGAGATGGCCCAAGTCGTGGCGGCAGGACAATCGTTCGGAGCCGATGCCGTTGCACCGAGTACGGTTGCGAAGCTCGCAAGGATCTGTCTGCTCGCACCGGTCGTGGTCGGCCTGGCCTGGTGGATGACCCGGAAGCACGAATCCCATGGCGAGGCTAAGGTTGCGCCCGTCCCGTGGTTCCTCATCGTCTTCCTCGTCTTTGCGGTGGTCAACTCGTTCCACGTTTTGAGCCAAGACGCGACCGCACTGCTGCTGCGCGCCGATCTTTGGCTGCTGTGCATAGGGATGGCAGGCGTTGGGTTGCAGAGCGGCTTTCAAGACGTCAAGCGTGAGGGCTGGCAGCCCGTGGTCGCCGGTTTCCTGCAATGGGTGCTTCTCGCCGGGTTGTCGCTCGTGCTGGTCCGGGCCTTTGTCGCCTAGTTCGGGATGACCTGTAGCTCAAGCTGACCAAGCTTGATGATGTCTCCCGGTTGCAGGAGTGTGCGCTGGTTTGCAGGCAGCTTGGCATCGTTAACGACGGTTCCGTTGGTGCTGCCGGTGTCGGTGAGGAAAACCTCGCCGTTCACGACCTCGATGGTTCCGTGCCTGCCGCTGACGTAGGGATCGGCGATCTGCGCATCGTTCTCCGCCTTCCTTCCAAACGAATTACTTCCTTCCTTTAGGGGTAGGTCGAAGCCTGATCCGACGAGCCTTGCCGCCACGGCGCTGACGGTCGGCACCGCCGTCAACATGGTGGTCTTGCCGCTCGAGGGCATTTGCGTCTTCAGGGCATCGCTCGGATCGGTAATCCGAATCTCGTAGCCGCCCAGAGAAAGGGTGTCGCCGGGTTGCAGGGGGCGTTGCTCGCCCGGGTTCAGCCGTTCTCCGTTGACCTGGGTTCCATTCGTGCTGCCAAGGTCCTCGGCCCAGAGCTTTTCGGTCTCATGCCCGATCTGGCAATGCCGTCGGCTGACACGCGTGTCCTCGACGAGAATATCGCCTTGGCGGCCCACCACCGTGATGCCGAAGCGCAGCGGGTGCTCCTTGCCGCTTCCAACTTCGACGGCCAACGGAAGCAGGACGGCCGGCGCGCCAAAGGCATCGCCTTCTAACGCGCGTTCGAAAATCAGCCCGCACTCTACGCAGAACATCACGCCTACCGGATTGAAGGTCTTACAGACCGGGCACTGTACCGGTTTGATGGTCTGCGTCGCGTTTAGGGTCGGCGCCCCCATCATCGTCTTGTTGGGGTCGACGGAGGGTGGTGAGACAAGCTGTGTTCGGTTCGGATCCATTGAGCTTCACGATTAAGGACGGAGGCTGGACGCCTTGAATCTCGGGCCCCCGTCGGCCATAATCATTAACGTACCGCGTGGCGACGTAGCTCAGTTGGTTAGAGCGAACGGTTCATACCCGTTAGGTCATCAGTTCAAGTCTGATCGTCGCTACCAGTCCTTCACCCATTCGACCTATACTCAGGACGATGCCCGAGATCGCCTTTGACCGGTACTACCGCTACGCCGAGCTAACGGCTCTGCTTCAAGCCTACGCAGCCGAATTCCCCGGCCTCATCGACCTCACCTCGATCGGCAAGTCTCACGAAGGGCGGGAAATGTGGCTGGTTACCATCACCGATAAATCGGCTGGCTCCCATGCCGAAAAGCCGGCCTTCTGGTGCGACGCCAATATCCATGCCAGCGAAGTCAGTCCCGGAACGGCCGTGCTCCACCTCATCAACAAGCTTTGCACCAGCAAGGCGCCCGATATCAAGCGGGCACTGGCAACGCGCACCTTCTACCTCGTGCCGCGACTGAATCCGGATGGAGCTGAATGGGCGCTCGAAGACGTTCCCCGCATCATCCGCTCGTCCACCCGGCCCTATCCCTACGACGAAGACGATTTCTACGGCATCGAGCGGCAGGACATCGACAAGGATGGCCGGATCCTCAGTATGCGAATCAAGGATTCCAATGGTCCCTGGAAGATCGCCGAAGAAGAGCCGCGATTGCTAAAGCGGCGCGAGCCGACCGACACCGGCGGCACCTACTATCGGCTGCTCCCGGAGGGCCTGTTCCACCACTTCGACGGGCTCACCATGCGCGGAAGGCGCATCAAAGAGGGGCTCGATCTCAATCGGAACTTCCCGTCTGGATGGCGGTTCGAAAGCGAGCAGCATGGCGCCGGTCCGTTTCCCACCAGCGAGCCGGAGATCCATGCGTGCGTTCAGGCTATTGTCGACCGACCCAACATTTGTGGCGCGGTTACGTTTCACACGTTCAGCGGTGTACACCTGCGACCGCCGAGCCGGATGCCCGACGACGACATTCCACCGGAGGACCTCTGGATCTACAAGGACTTCGGCAAGAAAGGGGAAGAGCTAACCGGTTACCCGGCAATCAGCAACTTCCATGAGTTCAAATACCATCCGAAGGAGGTCATCACCGGCGTCTTCGACGACTGGATGTATGAGCACCGGGGCGTCTTCGCGTGGACGACGGAGATCTGGTCGCCTCAGCGGCAGGCAGGCATCACCGACTATAAGTACATCGACTGGTTTCGGGACCACCCCTTCGAGGACGATCTCAAACTGCTCAAGTGGAGCGATGAGAAGCTCGGCGGAAAGGGCCACGTGGATTGGTACAAGTTCGACCATCCTCAACTCGGCGAGGTCGAATTGGGGGGCTGGGATGCGATGTTTGCCTTCCGCAACCCGCCGCCGCAGTTCCTGGAAGCCGAAGTAG contains:
- a CDS encoding 3-mercaptopropionate dioxygenase, with amino-acid sequence MTTATLSPKMRELIGRLDTAVEEVEVKGCCMSVKQALEEIVQSGEDFVDRNFLQPAQDRYARRLIHLDPDNKYSLMAMVWGKGQGTAIHDHAHMWCVECVYRGRIKVVSFDLRTPEDAELLQFEQQQTIFAGPGEAGALIPPFEYHTIENPDDTPAVTLHVYGGEMKWCHVFLPTEGGYRREYRELSYTD
- the tpx gene encoding thiol peroxidase, with the protein product MGAKVVGVSVDSIFAQAAWAKENGLKFPLASDYRREVVDAYGVLLPNFVGMGPSSERAVFVIDGSGVIRYVEVAPTPGDKVNLAAAKEAVASLGSVANS
- the secDF gene encoding Protein translocase subunit SecDF → MQFRSYFFLLVVLALTGLSIWAFQSTKFNRGLDIQGGIRLVYQMRTAELSAEQKQRLPEVRSNLHQILTNRVSAALGVVEGNVQQQGSDRFIVELPEFKDANKAREMLSSTAKIQAYWARNVDTELATYRPFSPVPDSGDKEGRAEVRFVEDANPTIELKPADAKYKEMLAGWQLILEGDDLANAFPQQMGNLTVPSFEFSSNGAKKLRAWSQQVMNKRENLAFVLDGRVLSIAPLKDNMVLSTDAFIEGDFNPAYVKELCDLLKAGSLPVALDELSSQTVDPTIGKAALNQMLLAGYISFGFICLFLIAYYLVPGLVALVALALYVLFTITVLKLIGATFSLAAIAGFILSVGMAVDANILVFERVKEEMRDGRTLAAAIELGFRRALPAIVDSNMCTILTSMVLVNLGTGPVKGFATTLIIGVAISLFTAVTVTRSLLVFLVGAGIVKSTHLFAVDRNWFGEGFEKKAEESPLQIVNTAKRWFLISLATIIPGAIFLGLGGLKPSVEFQGGIEAVYGMAAGSTTSPSEIVKKLEAAGIKGGNVKFASAEGQRLAYVTVPASGEMKVGNQQARERLATAAGFNISDQRSFTEVGPTIQKETVRGAILGVVISSALIVFYLALRFGLALGSFASGLKFGLSAILALVHDVLLVLGVAAIVGYFLGWELSALFLTAMLTVIGFSVHDTIVIFDRIRENLRNPKPGEDFANLCNRSISQSLGRSINTSMTVIVTLIIMIWLGTATPDLKFFCVAMLVGIISGTYSSIYNASPILYLWDKAASKKGEQHSLIDIAVHEAHARLKAQTAQMQTVPEGAEIRKTYSQVKRRSSAIEKSKSSLDD
- a CDS encoding hypothetical protein (UPF0324 inner membrane protein YeiH), producing MPGRLVPGLIACVVLAALAMFLGGTAFAKDTLHAGELLIVIVLGMLARSTLPLPQSWAPGLVVARGAVLRWAVAGLGFKLSLSELAKIGGPSLAVILVSTTVAIAGGYWIAKRLGVNHQLAVLLGIGGGICGASAIVAADSVLKSEKGHVPCGLGIITLWGTVGILAYPWLGELLNLNSFAYGIWNGASLHEMAQVVAAGQSFGADAVAPSTVAKLARICLLAPVVVGLAWWMTRKHESHGEAKVAPVPWFLIVFLVFAVVNSFHVLSQDATALLLRADLWLLCIGMAGVGLQSGFQDVKREGWQPVVAGFLQWVLLAGLSLVLVRAFVA